DNA from Pseudocitrobacter corydidari:
CCAGTAAAAGCTTTTCTTGCGCTTACGGGCAAGGTTTTGCTGATGATCGACATAAACAAAACCGTACTGTTTTTTGTAACCGTTCAGCCAGCTTAGCAGGTCGATGAAGGACCACGGATAATAACCGCGTACGTCGGCACCTAACGCAATGGCTTTTTCCAGCGCATCAATATGCATACGCAAATAATCGATGCGCGGTTGGTCAACGATCTCACCATCAACAATCGGATCTTTGGCGCCAAGCCCGTTTTCCGTGATGTAGATGGGGATATCGCCATAGCGTTCTTTGATAGTCATAATGCCGTCGGTCAACCCTTGCGGCCAAATCTCCCAGTCCCAATCCGTATAAACGCCGTTGGGGTTACGGACAAATTTAAACAAACCTTTAAAGCCAAATTCGCCGCCGCTATTTTTTTCGCCGCTATGATTGGACTGCGTTAGCGTCTCGCCTGGGTTGGCGGTAACGGTTTCGCGACGGTAGTAGTTCAGGCCGATAAAGTCGCAGCGATATTTACGTAATAATTCATCATCGCCGGGCGCAAAGCGCGGCACGCCCCACAGGGCTTGCGTCTGGGTAACAAGTTCAGCCGGATAGGTGCCCTTCAGCACCGGATCGTACAGCCAGTGGGTGTGAATGGCGTCGGCCAGCTCACTGGCGGCGGTATCTTCCGGTGAATCGGTAAGCGGCGTATGCGGTTGCAGGACGTTAACAAAGCCAATCTGGCCGTCGATGTTCATTTCACGGAAGGCTTTTACTGCCATGGCATGAGCGATAAAGACCTGGTGGCAAGCCTGAATCGCCCGGGCCGGGTCTTTCACCGACGGCGGATGGCTACCGGTAATATAGCCATGACCGATAAAGACGATGGTTTCGTTAAACGTTGCCCAGAGTTTAACGCGCGAACCGA
Protein-coding regions in this window:
- a CDS encoding GH1 family beta-glucosidase; its protein translation is MAAFPKDFLWGAATAAYQVEGAHDEDGKGLSIWDVFSHLPGTTYQGTNGDVAVDHYHRMQEDVALMAEMGLQSYRFSISWPRLLPNGRGEVNEAGVKFYSDLIDALLAHNIVPMITLYHWDLPQALQDEGGWEVRSTAEAFEEYARLCYARFGSRVKLWATFNETIVFIGHGYITGSHPPSVKDPARAIQACHQVFIAHAMAVKAFREMNIDGQIGFVNVLQPHTPLTDSPEDTAASELADAIHTHWLYDPVLKGTYPAELVTQTQALWGVPRFAPGDDELLRKYRCDFIGLNYYRRETVTANPGETLTQSNHSGEKNSGGEFGFKGLFKFVRNPNGVYTDWDWEIWPQGLTDGIMTIKERYGDIPIYITENGLGAKDPIVDGEIVDQPRIDYLRMHIDALEKAIALGADVRGYYPWSFIDLLSWLNGYKKQYGFVYVDHQQNLARKRKKSFYWYKEAINSHGNVR